Below is a genomic region from Zerene cesonia ecotype Mississippi chromosome 6, Zerene_cesonia_1.1, whole genome shotgun sequence.
CCGTCCCTAATGGTAATAATCAGTAAAATAGTCCCTCAAAACGTTGTATGCTTCCCGTATGTCGCCCATTTTACACGAAGTGCAagagaaaaaatattcttaaatttcGAACATCCTCAGTTGATACGGTTCTACAGAATCTGCTATCCTTTCTAAAAAAGTACCTACTACCTTATAAGTATGCATTCCAGCGACGAAAGCGACAGAAAAAGTGttctttttataatctatggaCGTCTAAAAAATCTACCCTAATACTGCTTTGAATTtacttgaattaaatatagacggttgcaaatatatttaacgaaGTACTCAGACGCTGACCTTGTAAAGTGGAGAGTCGAAATGTCACTCCTGTCAGgcctagattttttttaatgggaGTCCAGAACCTAGGACCCCTTGGTTACGGTACGCTAACGCCATtatcactgtaccaaggaggtggTCGCCTATTTTCCcattcaaaaaaaaagtacaaagaACCAAACCAAGCCAAAGGTACAAAAAAATCGTAACTTTCAAGTACACTTTGTATTTGAGAATCATAGTTAGGTTAGGAtcagtattaaatatgtatttaaatttgatacattaaaaacacataaacacGGTTtgaatatctattttattaggtAAAGAGTTTACTTACAGCTTAAACGAAACCATCCGTCAAAGGATTCTGGTATTGGCAAGCCAGTTAAATAATTTGGAATAGACTCCTTTATTAAGACTGAAACGctattcattttaaacacTTCTATTTAatcacttatatttaaaagcctACAGCACAGTAAGTGCGCCTTCAatccattaaatttaatatctcgATAACCAACACAAACGTAGATTAGATTAAGAACTATCTACACaatacgtaaaaaataaataattatatatctatgcaATAATGACGCAATGAATATTGACCATAATACTTTTCAAGGTTGTATTCAAAGGACTAATCGTTGGTATGTGTGTATCTTGGATTAACATTATACAagtctgtttatttttgtatcatgCAGAAGGAAATGTAGGaagttgaataatataattaattatatattataggttcttatatgctttatatttttatatccataaaaataaaataaccacaATGGATACCACACTTAAGGTAAGGTAAGGTTAAgcatttttgcaataaataataacaagaaacccttaaaaaatattttattttcaaagaacCACTGGTAACAAAATACTGCACAGTAAACAAATAACGCAGATAGTACTATTTCATCTAAAAAAATTCAcagttatacttataatagAATCACACTTTTTGTTAActgatcaaataaatatttaaccaaAAACACACCTAACAATATTGtacatgataaaaaaaaagtttatttatagagtaaaagacaaacaaaattacaaaaaatcatgtaaaattttatatgaattctCAGACCAAGAAAAAGATGCAATCAAAAAGTAAAGCCTTAAAACAATACtacatcaaattaaataaaaaatggtacattatttatttaaaaatatccatcATAGAATCCATTTTTTTCTAGTTCTGAgtacaaaaaatgttatcatcttattattaattggcAATTGCTATAATCAAATGCTCAAAATGCGTAATTAATTAGCACAATTCACATCAAGTGTGTTTATGGTTGCATCCAATTAAGTtatcacaaattatttaacatggtATCTGTGTAAAATTATGTTCCTTTACTTGTTTTCTTTGTGACGGACTACTACTGGGCCTACATTGTCATCTGTCTCTTTGTTATGGGCACCATGAGCTCCATCGCAGTAGGGCCActgtaaatgaataaaatattactactCATAAGACATATGTGTGTGTGCCTTCTCATCTTAGAAgtgataaaacatttcatttagcAGATAATAACAAGATTCCAAATTAGCTTCTTACAATATaacagcaaataaattatcatattttagtgCTCTACCAAATCCAActctattgaattataaacatttttggtATTGTTGAAATTACATGCAAACACAACATCCTTGGCAATATGTTTTTGcaaatgtaattgtttttaaataagtataatatatagagtACATTTTTTtgacacaattttattaatgaaacaaaaaaatatatatgtataaacacTTTTTTGTTTAGCCTAGTTTAATCTTTACatctttatcaaaatttaaagacgcataatatataaacttttgataaaatagataaaattatgattaagaGAAAGTGTTGCTGCAGTTTAGTcactgaattttaaataaacatttgtatgaaTTAGTCGCATTTTGagttttctttcaatattttattagttgttGTCTTTGATTTTCAAAAATCTTCGGTTCAATTCATACTTTtaagtaaagtaaaatatcTTTACACTTCCTTTTATCTTTGGACAAAAAGTCCAATCATTCAATTGAATAGAtcctttatttatcatatatacttacatttttGCTTTTCCAGCATCTACACAGGGAAGCTTTCTCTGTTATATCTTCAATATCAATAAAGTCCACAACTTTGTTGATATCCTTCCGAATAGCATGATTAACTTGGCCAGCTTCTCTAGCTTTTTTCACTGTTTGATAAGACACATATGATATGCCTCCAATAGCTAGTGTTGGTGGTACAAGGGCAAGCCAATCACGGACTGAAATTGTtaccataattttattaacattaaatacattgaaTTGAGTACAGAAGATAACTCAAACTATTTTGTGCTTAATAAATACTCTACATTAAGTAAACCTGTTGtaagtacatataattaaaataaattaagcattcaatttttatctttacatCCTTGGCGATATGTTTTCCAGTTTTAACAGTCAGTACAGACTTTTCTATAGTCTTATATAACAacgatatttattcatatgatTCTAATAGTTATTtgcaatattacataaaacatgaCTTTCATTATCTAAGTATGTCAATAACCTTGACACCATACCTATTAAACCGAAGACTTTTTAAACGGTAGTTAGTCGCGCACAAGTTAACggtacatgaaataaaatttatttgtaagttcttaagtgctataaaaataaataaaccaaaatgaaacaaaatgcATGTGTGGTGGGTTTGTACCCACCCAGCAGTAAGcacattaaaaaatgaattataaagatatacaCTTACAGCTCAATCGAAACCATCCTCCAAAAGAGTCGGGTATAGGTAATCCCGCTAAATAGTTTGGAATAGTCACTTTAACTACATTGGAAATGAAGTACatgtttaaagataaaattttatttaaatattacacaagATATAAATTGTGATTCCGGTATTTT
It encodes:
- the LOC119840487 gene encoding CDGSH iron-sulfur domain-containing protein 2 homolog, whose amino-acid sequence is MYFISNVVKVTIPNYLAGLPIPDSFGGWFRLSFRDWLALVPPTLAIGGISYVSYQTVKKAREAGQVNHAIRKDINKVVDFIDIEDITEKASLCRCWKSKNWPYCDGAHGAHNKETDDNVGPVVVRHKENK